A genomic stretch from Microtus pennsylvanicus isolate mMicPen1 chromosome 9, mMicPen1.hap1, whole genome shotgun sequence includes:
- the Rwdd4 gene encoding RWD domain-containing protein 4 isoform X2, producing the protein MGANEDQEMELEALRSIYEGDESFRELSPVSFQYRIGEDGDPKAFLIEISWTETYPQTPPVISMNAFFNNTISSAVKQSILAKLQEAVEVNLGTAMTYTLFEYAKDNKEQFMENHHPGNSTPTPIANIVSVEAPSTAPSSKKKDKKEQLSKAQKRKLADKTDHKGELPRGWNWVDVVKLSKTGSKDNE; encoded by the exons atggaacTAGAAGCTTTACGTTCTATTTATGAAGGAGATGAAAGCTTCCGGGAATTAAGTCCGGTTTCGTTTCAGTACAGG ATAGGTGAAGATGGTGATCCCAAAGCCTTCCTAATAGAGATTTCCTGGACAGAGACCTATCCCCAGACGCCTCCGGTTATATCTATGAACGCCTTTTTTAACAACACCAT CTCCTCGGCTGTGAAGCAGAGCATCTTAGCCAAGCTACAGGAAGCGGTAGAAGTGAACCTTGGCACCGCCATGACCTACACGTTGTTCGAGTATGCAAAGGACAATAAAGAGCAGTTCATGGAGAACCACCATCCTGGGAATTCTACGCCA ACACCCATAGCCAATATCGTCTCTGTTGAAGCTCCCAGCACAGCCCCATCAAgtaagaaaaaagacaagaaagaacaaCTTTCCAAAGCTCAGAAACGCAAGCTGGCAGATAAGACGG ATCACAAAGGGGAGCTCCCTCGAGGCTGGAACTGGGTTGATGTCGTGAAG
- the Rwdd4 gene encoding RWD domain-containing protein 4 isoform X3, with protein sequence MGANEDQEMELEALRSIYEGDESFRELSPVSFQYRIGEDGDPKAFLIEISWTETYPQTPPVISMNAFFNNTISSAVKQSILAKLQEAVEVNLGTAMTYTLFEYAKDNKEQFMENHHPGNSTPTPIANIVSVEAPSTAPSSKKKDKKEQLSKAQKRKLADKTDHKGELPRGWNWVDVVKHLSKTGSKDNE encoded by the exons atggaacTAGAAGCTTTACGTTCTATTTATGAAGGAGATGAAAGCTTCCGGGAATTAAGTCCGGTTTCGTTTCAGTACAGG ATAGGTGAAGATGGTGATCCCAAAGCCTTCCTAATAGAGATTTCCTGGACAGAGACCTATCCCCAGACGCCTCCGGTTATATCTATGAACGCCTTTTTTAACAACACCAT CTCCTCGGCTGTGAAGCAGAGCATCTTAGCCAAGCTACAGGAAGCGGTAGAAGTGAACCTTGGCACCGCCATGACCTACACGTTGTTCGAGTATGCAAAGGACAATAAAGAGCAGTTCATGGAGAACCACCATCCTGGGAATTCTACGCCA ACACCCATAGCCAATATCGTCTCTGTTGAAGCTCCCAGCACAGCCCCATCAAgtaagaaaaaagacaagaaagaacaaCTTTCCAAAGCTCAGAAACGCAAGCTGGCAGATAAGACGG ATCACAAAGGGGAGCTCCCTCGAGGCTGGAACTGGGTTGATGTCGTGAAG CAT
- the Rwdd4 gene encoding RWD domain-containing protein 4 isoform X1 has product MGANEDQEMELEALRSIYEGDESFRELSPVSFQYRIGEDGDPKAFLIEISWTETYPQTPPVISMNAFFNNTISSAVKQSILAKLQEAVEVNLGTAMTYTLFEYAKDNKEQFMENHHPGNSTPTPIANIVSVEAPSTAPSSKKKDKKEQLSKAQKRKLADKTDHKGELPRGWNWVDVVKVQLTYFQVFKVVTVIAIK; this is encoded by the exons atggaacTAGAAGCTTTACGTTCTATTTATGAAGGAGATGAAAGCTTCCGGGAATTAAGTCCGGTTTCGTTTCAGTACAGG ATAGGTGAAGATGGTGATCCCAAAGCCTTCCTAATAGAGATTTCCTGGACAGAGACCTATCCCCAGACGCCTCCGGTTATATCTATGAACGCCTTTTTTAACAACACCAT CTCCTCGGCTGTGAAGCAGAGCATCTTAGCCAAGCTACAGGAAGCGGTAGAAGTGAACCTTGGCACCGCCATGACCTACACGTTGTTCGAGTATGCAAAGGACAATAAAGAGCAGTTCATGGAGAACCACCATCCTGGGAATTCTACGCCA ACACCCATAGCCAATATCGTCTCTGTTGAAGCTCCCAGCACAGCCCCATCAAgtaagaaaaaagacaagaaagaacaaCTTTCCAAAGCTCAGAAACGCAAGCTGGCAGATAAGACGG ATCACAAAGGGGAGCTCCCTCGAGGCTGGAACTGGGTTGATGTCGTGAAGGTACAGCTTACTTACTTTCAAGTCTTCAAAGTTGTTACAGTTATTGCCATCAAATAA
- the Rwdd4 gene encoding RWD domain-containing protein 4 isoform X4 yields the protein MGANEDQEIGEDGDPKAFLIEISWTETYPQTPPVISMNAFFNNTISSAVKQSILAKLQEAVEVNLGTAMTYTLFEYAKDNKEQFMENHHPGNSTPTPIANIVSVEAPSTAPSSKKKDKKEQLSKAQKRKLADKTDHKGELPRGWNWVDVVKVQLTYFQVFKVVTVIAIK from the exons ATAGGTGAAGATGGTGATCCCAAAGCCTTCCTAATAGAGATTTCCTGGACAGAGACCTATCCCCAGACGCCTCCGGTTATATCTATGAACGCCTTTTTTAACAACACCAT CTCCTCGGCTGTGAAGCAGAGCATCTTAGCCAAGCTACAGGAAGCGGTAGAAGTGAACCTTGGCACCGCCATGACCTACACGTTGTTCGAGTATGCAAAGGACAATAAAGAGCAGTTCATGGAGAACCACCATCCTGGGAATTCTACGCCA ACACCCATAGCCAATATCGTCTCTGTTGAAGCTCCCAGCACAGCCCCATCAAgtaagaaaaaagacaagaaagaacaaCTTTCCAAAGCTCAGAAACGCAAGCTGGCAGATAAGACGG ATCACAAAGGGGAGCTCCCTCGAGGCTGGAACTGGGTTGATGTCGTGAAGGTACAGCTTACTTACTTTCAAGTCTTCAAAGTTGTTACAGTTATTGCCATCAAATAA